The following coding sequences are from one Myxococcales bacterium window:
- a CDS encoding cupredoxin domain-containing protein, which yields MTSIVRVFAGLLLALFAVGGCKREAEAPKIAPVGLDGSVRVQVDQNGYTPSTIAAPPGKPVTLVFKRVSDVGCGDEIVFPAQNLRKPLPLGEEVTVTVMPTDAREIQFTCGMGMYKGAIVISPG from the coding sequence ATGACCTCCATCGTACGCGTTTTCGCAGGGTTGCTGCTGGCTCTCTTTGCCGTCGGCGGCTGCAAACGTGAGGCGGAAGCCCCGAAGATCGCGCCCGTGGGCCTCGACGGCAGCGTGCGCGTGCAGGTCGACCAGAACGGCTACACCCCCAGCACCATCGCCGCGCCCCCCGGCAAACCCGTGACCCTCGTCTTCAAGCGCGTCTCGGACGTCGGCTGCGGCGACGAGATCGTGTTCCCGGCGCAGAACCTCCGCAAGCCGCTGCCCCTCGGCGAGGAGGTGACCGTGACCGTCATGCCCACGGACGCGCGCGAAATCCAGTTCACCTGCGGCATGGGCATGTACAAGGGCGCCATCGTCATCAGCCCGGGCTGA
- a CDS encoding sugar phosphate isomerase/epimerase: MHLPREPEALAAAVAKYAAAGITVNGVGVINMKNEPEKVRQDFMYARAAGAPLIIAAPEPEALDLVESLVKEFGLPVAIHNHGPEDKHYPGPSDVMKHIAKRDKRIGVCMDVGHTVRAGEDPVALVSKLGPRLMDLHIKDLLKNKTDKASQVEAGQGAIDLAGLMKALHRRRYAGQVGLEYEIHPEDPLPGIRASLAYLRGVKAGLEA; the protein is encoded by the coding sequence ATGCACCTGCCCCGGGAGCCGGAGGCGCTCGCGGCCGCCGTGGCGAAGTACGCGGCCGCGGGCATCACGGTGAACGGCGTGGGCGTCATCAACATGAAGAACGAGCCCGAGAAGGTGCGGCAAGACTTCATGTACGCCCGCGCGGCGGGTGCGCCGCTCATCATCGCGGCGCCCGAGCCCGAGGCGCTGGACCTGGTGGAGAGCCTGGTCAAGGAGTTCGGCCTGCCGGTGGCCATTCACAATCATGGTCCCGAGGACAAACACTACCCGGGCCCTTCGGACGTCATGAAGCACATTGCCAAGCGGGACAAGCGCATCGGTGTGTGCATGGACGTGGGCCACACGGTGCGGGCGGGGGAAGATCCCGTGGCCCTGGTGAGCAAGCTCGGGCCCCGCCTGATGGACCTTCACATCAAGGACCTCCTGAAGAACAAAACCGACAAGGCCAGCCAGGTGGAAGCGGGCCAGGGGGCGATCGATCTGGCGGGTCTGATGAAGGCCCTGCACCGCCGCCGTTACGCCGGCCAGGTGGGGCTGGAATACGAGATTCACCCCGAAGACCCCTTGCCGGGCATCCGCGCGTCGCTGGCGTACCTGCGGGGCGTCAAGGCCGGGCTCGAGGCCTGA
- a CDS encoding sterol desaturase family protein, whose product MPPSAKLPRVVAMFDREAAIPQGYSAGRHIAQTLLLSTVIVSGALYLARGAAPLDWLLLPAFWVAGNFIEWAFHKGPMHRPTKARILYVNHTLVHHRAFLHDTMPVRSFREFGLILMPWYTMMLLLVLASPIAALAWAWRGPGAVGIFYLFAMGYFLSYEVLHGLYHVPEAFAQKLGLHKNRVFQFLKAHHAHHHRLDRMSHSNFNVTIPLWDKLMGTREVPALEADAAETAKAWDDQLGPKERQVAEAS is encoded by the coding sequence ATGCCCCCATCGGCGAAACTCCCCAGGGTGGTGGCCATGTTCGATCGCGAGGCCGCGATCCCCCAGGGCTACTCGGCCGGGCGGCACATCGCCCAGACGCTGCTGCTCAGCACGGTCATCGTCTCAGGCGCGCTCTATCTGGCACGGGGGGCGGCGCCCCTCGACTGGCTGCTGCTGCCCGCCTTCTGGGTGGCGGGAAACTTCATCGAGTGGGCGTTCCACAAGGGGCCGATGCACCGGCCCACGAAGGCGCGGATCCTGTACGTGAACCACACGCTCGTCCACCACCGGGCGTTTCTGCACGACACCATGCCCGTGCGGAGCTTCCGCGAGTTCGGCCTCATCCTGATGCCCTGGTACACGATGATGCTGCTCCTGGTCCTGGCCTCGCCGATCGCCGCTTTGGCGTGGGCCTGGCGTGGTCCGGGCGCGGTGGGCATCTTCTACCTCTTCGCGATGGGCTACTTCCTGTCGTACGAGGTCCTCCACGGGCTGTACCACGTGCCCGAAGCCTTCGCGCAGAAGCTGGGTCTTCACAAAAACCGCGTGTTCCAATTTTTGAAGGCACACCACGCGCACCACCACCGGCTGGACCGCATGTCCCACAGCAACTTCAACGTCACCATTCCCCTGTGGGACAAGCTCATGGGCACGCGCGAGGTGCCCGCGCTGGAGGCCGACGCGGCCGAGACGGCCAAAGCCTGGGACGACCAGCTCGGTCCCAAAGAGCGCCAGGTGGCCGAAGCCTCTTGA
- a CDS encoding YajQ family cyclic di-GMP-binding protein, with product MPSFDVVSKVDQMEIDNALNVAQKEVSTRYDFRGTDTTFEKVEAGIIIRTSDEPHLDAAVQILRERMVKRGVSARCLDPQKLEEATHKTVRQTLKIKQGIEIETAKKIVKAIKDAKFKVQAQIQGEELRVTGKNRDDLQTVIAFLRKEDFGIDLQFTNFRE from the coding sequence ATGCCATCCTTTGATGTCGTCTCGAAAGTGGATCAGATGGAAATCGACAACGCCCTCAACGTGGCGCAGAAGGAAGTTTCCACGCGCTATGACTTTCGCGGCACCGACACCACCTTCGAGAAGGTGGAGGCGGGTATCATCATTCGCACCTCCGACGAGCCGCATCTGGACGCCGCGGTGCAAATCCTGAGGGAACGTATGGTGAAACGAGGCGTCTCGGCGCGTTGCCTGGATCCCCAGAAGCTGGAGGAGGCGACCCACAAAACCGTACGTCAGACCCTGAAGATCAAGCAGGGCATCGAGATCGAAACGGCCAAAAAGATCGTGAAGGCCATCAAGGACGCGAAGTTCAAGGTGCAGGCCCAGATTCAGGGGGAGGAGCTGCGCGTCACCGGAAAAAACCGTGACGACCTGCAAACCGTCATCGCCTTTTTGCGCAAAGAAGACTTCGGCATCGATCTTCAGTTCACGAACTTCCGGGAGTGA
- a CDS encoding YqgE/AlgH family protein, with protein sequence MNEQILAPGLLLASPRLGDPNFDHTVVLLGHHDAKGALGWVINGQPLMTVRELLVSSGLWTRGKDLPPSPSFDRLARVGGPVDPVTGWLLYRESHEAMANELPLGPSLTVSGDTDSLLSVMRGEGPHEFRMVIGYSGWGPGQLETEIREGAWLPAPLDPALVFDTPSHTVWQEAYQRAVGTSPGAFSTGRRGQA encoded by the coding sequence ATGAACGAACAGATTTTGGCGCCTGGGTTGTTGTTGGCCTCGCCTCGTCTTGGGGATCCGAACTTCGACCATACGGTGGTCCTGCTCGGGCATCACGATGCCAAGGGCGCACTCGGCTGGGTGATCAACGGGCAGCCGCTGATGACCGTGCGCGAGCTTTTGGTCAGCTCGGGCCTGTGGACCCGGGGCAAGGATCTGCCACCCAGCCCTTCGTTTGACCGCTTGGCGCGTGTGGGCGGGCCAGTGGATCCCGTGACGGGCTGGCTGCTCTACCGGGAAAGTCACGAGGCCATGGCCAACGAATTGCCGCTCGGCCCCTCCCTGACGGTCTCCGGCGACACGGACTCACTGCTGTCCGTGATGCGGGGAGAGGGCCCCCACGAGTTTCGGATGGTGATCGGCTATTCCGGCTGGGGCCCTGGCCAGTTGGAAACCGAGATTCGGGAGGGCGCCTGGCTTCCGGCACCCCTCGATCCGGCCCTGGTGTTCGATACACCCAGCCACACCGTGTGGCAGGAAGCCTACCAACGCGCGGTGGGCACCAGCCCCGGCGCATTTTCCACCGGGCGCCGCGGGCAGGCCTGA
- a CDS encoding 1-acyl-sn-glycerol-3-phosphate acyltransferase — MTSETQPAPHPAHATAAPPRGEPLPLRLGYVALNLVQAAFVAVWTAFCVSAACVALLVSRRLPLVMARHLWAPPLVRISGARLEVSGHDNVRRDEPQIFVSNHQSMLDIALVFQAIPVNLRFVLKKELAYVPFIGLFAWATGMIFVDRKNRRAAVASLERVGRLVRAGRTIIAFPEGTRSRGQGILPFKKGVFVSAVAAQVPVVPVAIEGADRVLPSDGFRVRPSVVRVKIGTPIPTQGLSQPDAEHLMRQAREAVTSLYDSIRLPPASLH, encoded by the coding sequence ATGACCTCAGAAACGCAACCTGCCCCCCACCCCGCGCACGCCACCGCGGCCCCGCCCCGCGGCGAGCCCCTGCCCCTGCGGCTCGGCTACGTTGCCTTGAACCTGGTCCAGGCGGCCTTCGTCGCGGTGTGGACCGCCTTCTGTGTGTCTGCGGCCTGCGTGGCGCTGCTCGTGTCGCGGCGGCTGCCGCTCGTCATGGCGCGGCACCTCTGGGCGCCGCCCCTCGTCAGGATCTCGGGCGCGCGCCTCGAGGTGAGCGGCCACGACAACGTGCGGCGGGACGAACCTCAGATCTTCGTCAGCAACCACCAGTCGATGTTGGACATCGCACTCGTGTTTCAGGCCATTCCCGTCAACCTGCGCTTCGTGCTGAAAAAAGAGCTGGCCTATGTGCCGTTCATCGGGCTCTTCGCCTGGGCAACCGGCATGATCTTCGTCGACCGCAAAAACCGTCGTGCCGCCGTGGCCAGCCTCGAGCGCGTGGGCCGCCTGGTCCGCGCGGGGCGCACGATCATCGCGTTCCCCGAAGGAACGAGGTCGCGGGGCCAGGGCATTCTGCCCTTCAAAAAAGGTGTGTTCGTCTCCGCCGTCGCGGCGCAGGTGCCCGTGGTGCCCGTGGCCATCGAGGGCGCCGATCGGGTGCTGCCGAGCGACGGCTTTCGCGTCCGTCCGAGCGTGGTGCGCGTCAAGATCGGAACCCCCATTCCCACCCAGGGTCTCTCGCAGCCCGACGCAGAGCACTTGATGCGGCAGGCGCGTGAGGCCGTCACATCGCTTTACGACAGCATTCGGCTGCCGCCCGCCTCCTTGCACTGA
- a CDS encoding glutaminyl-peptide cyclotransferase encodes MHRTRCQRPRRLPLCTLGRVRRIFVFVGGLVAIALGGCQRHAPPVLEGTESLKVRVLASYPHDPNAFTQGLLMHRGKVFESTGLHGRSGVRRVELTRGEVEQRAELPTDLFGEGLALVDRDLIQLTWRNEKAIYWDLVSLRPYKEIAYEGEGWGLCFDGERLVMSDGSDRLTFRDPRSFAALGQVRVRKDGAPVTFLNELECVEGHVYANVWQQEVIARIDPKTGNVTAWIDASGLLTPLERAGTDVLNGIAHVPDSDKFLLTGKNWPKLFEVQFVPAEERPQDEAP; translated from the coding sequence ATGCATCGCACGCGCTGCCAGCGGCCCCGGCGTCTGCCGTTGTGTACACTGGGGCGCGTGCGCCGCATCTTCGTTTTCGTTGGGGGGCTGGTGGCCATCGCCCTCGGTGGCTGCCAGCGCCACGCGCCACCCGTGCTCGAAGGGACGGAGTCCCTGAAGGTGCGGGTGCTGGCGTCTTACCCGCACGACCCCAATGCCTTCACCCAGGGGCTTCTCATGCACCGGGGCAAGGTGTTCGAGAGTACGGGCTTGCATGGCCGCTCGGGGGTGCGTCGGGTGGAGCTTACGCGCGGCGAGGTGGAGCAGCGTGCAGAGCTGCCCACGGATCTCTTTGGAGAAGGCCTGGCCCTGGTCGACCGAGATCTCATCCAGCTCACGTGGCGCAACGAGAAGGCCATCTATTGGGACCTCGTGAGCCTGCGGCCCTACAAGGAGATCGCCTACGAAGGAGAGGGCTGGGGCCTGTGTTTCGACGGCGAGCGTTTGGTGATGAGTGATGGCTCCGATCGCCTGACGTTTCGCGATCCCCGCTCGTTCGCGGCGCTCGGCCAGGTGCGGGTCCGTAAAGACGGCGCGCCCGTGACGTTTTTGAACGAGCTCGAATGCGTGGAAGGTCACGTGTATGCCAACGTTTGGCAACAGGAGGTGATCGCGCGCATCGATCCCAAGACCGGCAACGTGACCGCCTGGATCGACGCTTCGGGCCTGCTGACGCCCCTCGAGCGGGCCGGTACGGACGTGCTCAACGGCATCGCGCACGTTCCCGACTCGGACAAGTTTCTCCTGACGGGCAAAAACTGGCCCAAGCTCTTCGAGGTGCAATTCGTGCCCGCGGAGGAGCGGCCCCAGGACGAAGCGCCTTGA
- a CDS encoding DUF4105 domain-containing protein produces the protein MFWLRRLCAYSSLALVALVVAAGGRPSVAHAQPPAPRAWVLTLGPGDHPFFKFGHNAIWIEPPGGGGQVYNFGTFAFDSPALIPKFIMGRFYYWLSVASLEETLWVYREANRTIEAQELDLTPAEAHELARRLDENARPANREYLYDYFVDNCSTRVRDAIDGALGGALARALDVPGTQSYRAHALRLTADVPWEYTALDFALSGRTDFAPTRWQESFVPQVFQQALREVKLARPEGEVPLVKREVVLHPAPGRLPPLERPPARTRWFLLSGLFVAAFVYGAARLAHRHRAARVALGGTLALLGGVVGFAGAFLLFVWLATNHTSSQANENLLLAPPWLLALAVWGLGVARGRPRALHRTYGLVRLTLLVSLAGVVLKLLPGFRQETLHFQVFFLPVWLAATVGLKEFRAARNTSSSS, from the coding sequence ATGTTCTGGCTTCGCAGGCTGTGCGCGTATTCCTCGTTGGCTCTCGTGGCGCTGGTCGTTGCGGCGGGCGGCCGGCCCTCCGTGGCCCACGCCCAGCCGCCGGCGCCGCGGGCCTGGGTGCTCACCTTGGGCCCGGGAGATCACCCCTTCTTCAAGTTCGGGCACAATGCGATCTGGATCGAGCCCCCCGGGGGCGGTGGTCAGGTCTACAACTTCGGCACCTTCGCCTTCGACAGCCCGGCGTTGATCCCGAAGTTCATCATGGGGCGCTTCTACTACTGGCTTTCGGTGGCCTCTTTGGAAGAAACCCTGTGGGTGTACCGCGAGGCGAATCGAACGATCGAAGCTCAGGAGCTCGACCTCACGCCCGCCGAGGCCCACGAGCTGGCCCGGCGTCTCGACGAAAACGCGCGACCTGCGAACCGCGAGTATCTCTACGACTACTTCGTCGACAACTGCTCCACGCGCGTGCGGGATGCCATCGATGGCGCGCTCGGCGGGGCGTTGGCGCGGGCGCTCGACGTGCCGGGCACGCAGAGCTACCGCGCCCACGCGCTTCGGCTCACCGCGGACGTTCCTTGGGAGTACACCGCGCTCGACTTTGCGCTGTCGGGCCGCACGGACTTTGCGCCGACGCGGTGGCAGGAAAGCTTCGTGCCTCAGGTGTTCCAGCAGGCTTTGCGGGAGGTCAAGCTGGCCCGCCCCGAAGGTGAGGTGCCGCTCGTGAAGCGCGAGGTGGTGCTGCACCCCGCGCCCGGCCGCCTGCCTCCGCTCGAGCGCCCCCCGGCGCGCACGCGCTGGTTCCTTCTGTCCGGGCTCTTCGTGGCGGCCTTCGTTTACGGCGCCGCGCGCCTCGCGCACCGACACCGGGCCGCGCGTGTGGCGCTGGGGGGCACCTTGGCGCTGCTCGGGGGCGTGGTGGGCTTTGCGGGCGCGTTTTTGCTTTTCGTGTGGCTCGCGACGAACCACACGAGCAGCCAGGCCAACGAGAACCTGCTGCTCGCACCGCCTTGGCTGCTGGCGCTGGCTGTGTGGGGGCTCGGTGTGGCGCGGGGGCGTCCGCGCGCCCTGCACCGAACGTACGGGCTCGTGCGGTTGACGTTGCTTGTGTCGTTGGCAGGTGTGGTCCTCAAGCTTCTGCCGGGCTTTCGTCAAGAGACCCTGCATTTTCAGGTGTTTTTCTTGCCTGTGTGGCTTGCCGCCACCGTGGGCCTCAAGGAGTTTCGCGCCGCACGCAACACGTCCTCCTCCTCGTGA